Proteins from a genomic interval of Symmachiella macrocystis:
- a CDS encoding DUF1501 domain-containing protein: protein MNRPQYNQSRLDSAVRHFQDEPFLRRDLLKIGGAGFLGLTLPKLLSASEPKQPSAKSPGRAKSVIFLFQFGGPSHVDMFDMKPTAPDGIRSKFAPIQTSVPGLVTCEHLPETAKVMDRVALVRSVHHKMKNHNSAGYHALTGVAPPLDDQRLRELPDLYPAYGSIVDQVAPASTELPTFVSYPYVIADGSTTPGQRASFLGKKFDPLLITEDPNDPHFKLPELSLPANLSQDRLSNRRDVQRLLNRQSQLWESSTQARGLDDYYEKVLTMLASSRVQQAFDLTRESEKVRNNYGRTTYGQGCLLSRRLVEAGVKFVNVYFSRGIGGQSTTSGGWDTHGFNNTRMYKILPEFHLPITEQTLPTLLLDLETRGLLDETLVVWMGEFGRSPRINKNISRDHWPFCYTVLMAGGGIRGGATHGASDKRGAYPDRDPVTLGDIAATMYALLGIDPETQIYDRLDRPLPIAQGRPIQSIMA from the coding sequence ATGAATAGGCCACAGTACAATCAAAGCCGGTTGGATTCCGCCGTCCGTCATTTTCAGGATGAGCCGTTTCTACGCCGGGATTTGTTGAAGATCGGCGGTGCTGGCTTTTTAGGGCTCACGCTCCCGAAGTTGCTTTCCGCCTCCGAACCGAAACAGCCCAGTGCAAAATCACCAGGTCGCGCTAAATCGGTGATTTTTCTGTTTCAGTTCGGTGGGCCGAGTCATGTTGACATGTTCGACATGAAGCCCACTGCGCCGGATGGGATTCGTAGCAAGTTCGCACCAATTCAGACCTCCGTCCCTGGACTGGTCACCTGCGAACACCTGCCCGAAACCGCTAAGGTGATGGACCGCGTCGCCCTCGTCCGGTCGGTGCATCACAAAATGAAGAACCACAACTCAGCCGGTTACCACGCTTTAACAGGCGTTGCTCCTCCACTCGACGATCAGCGTCTGCGCGAATTGCCCGACCTTTATCCGGCCTATGGTTCGATCGTCGATCAAGTGGCCCCGGCGAGTACGGAATTGCCGACGTTTGTGTCTTACCCTTATGTGATCGCCGACGGCTCGACCACGCCCGGCCAACGTGCCAGTTTTCTCGGCAAGAAGTTCGATCCGCTGCTCATCACCGAAGACCCCAACGATCCCCATTTCAAGCTGCCCGAACTGAGCCTGCCTGCGAATCTTTCGCAGGACCGACTCTCGAACCGACGTGACGTGCAACGTCTGTTGAATCGACAGTCCCAACTTTGGGAGTCTTCCACACAAGCCCGCGGCCTGGACGACTATTATGAAAAAGTCCTGACCATGCTGGCCTCATCGCGTGTCCAACAAGCATTCGACCTGACACGGGAATCAGAGAAAGTCCGCAATAATTATGGCCGCACAACCTACGGCCAAGGCTGCCTACTGTCACGACGGTTGGTCGAAGCGGGAGTGAAATTCGTCAACGTGTATTTCTCCCGAGGGATTGGAGGACAAAGCACAACCAGCGGAGGGTGGGACACGCATGGTTTTAACAACACGCGGATGTACAAGATCCTGCCAGAATTCCATCTCCCCATTACCGAGCAAACTTTGCCGACGTTACTGCTTGATCTGGAAACGCGCGGTTTGCTAGATGAGACGTTGGTGGTCTGGATGGGTGAATTTGGACGCTCGCCGAGAATCAACAAAAACATCAGCCGCGATCACTGGCCGTTCTGTTATACCGTCCTGATGGCCGGCGGGGGGATTCGCGGCGGCGCTACTCATGGAGCATCCGATAAACGAGGCGCCTATCCCGATCGCGATCCCGTCACGCTAGGCGACATTGCTGCGACCATGTACGCCTTATTGGGTATCGACCCGGAAACACAGATCTACGACCGGCTCGATCGCCCCTTGCCAATTGCTCAGGGCAGACCGATCCAGTCGATCATGGCCTAA
- a CDS encoding DUF1549 and DUF1553 domain-containing protein yields the protein MLSFRLAILGILLTFAPACAVAGEISYLNDVMAVFSKAGCNQGVCHGNKFGKGGFRLSLRGQDPRFDYLSLSRNLSGRRVNVQNPAESLLLLKPTMEVAHEGGRRFDVDSVEYKILLQWLEANMPFDSDHAERLTGLTVTPQEKIVVGDVDEIQLTVLAQFSNGTSRDVTRLAVYEPVNQNVTVSIGGLVQREDFGETWVNVRYLDQQFAVRLAFISRQNGDNWKATNPHNYVDEHVFAKLKQLRLNPTPLCSDEVFLRRSYLDLLGLLPTSVEAQRFISDHRPDKRARLIEELLDRNEFADFWALKWSDLLRNEEKTLDRKGVENFHAWIRRAFALNMPLDQFVRELIVARGSTYENPPANFYRGLRDPITRAESSAQLFLGIRLQCAKCHNHPFDRWTQDDYYGWANLFAQVNYKTVDNTRKDRLDKNEFIGEQIVFMSSKGHVKHAVTGQPAPSRFLGAADRSIDEKDDRLLQLSAWIVSPENRQFARAQVNRIWYQLIGRGIVEPIDDFRVTNPPSNPKLLDALTDDFIASGYDVKCMIRTIINSHVYQAALPTAPGTAMELENFARPVIRRLTAEQILDAISQVAGKPVAFNGFPMGMRASQLPGVRAIRPRDKQLSLGDQFLLTFGKPQRMQTCECERSNETTLSQTLQMVSGPLMNQLLAADENRLDELLQSKRSPAEIINDVFWSTLTRSPTAEEMAAILSKVSGDLTRETLEDLLWALLNSNEFLLRH from the coding sequence GTGTTGAGTTTTCGATTGGCAATCCTGGGCATTTTATTGACGTTTGCCCCTGCATGCGCGGTTGCGGGCGAGATTAGCTACCTCAATGACGTGATGGCTGTCTTTTCCAAAGCGGGGTGCAATCAGGGTGTTTGCCATGGCAATAAATTTGGCAAAGGGGGCTTTCGACTTTCACTGCGTGGACAAGACCCGCGCTTTGATTATCTGTCTCTGTCGCGCAACTTATCCGGGCGTCGCGTGAATGTGCAAAATCCCGCCGAGAGTCTGTTGTTGCTCAAACCGACCATGGAGGTCGCACACGAGGGTGGGCGACGGTTTGATGTTGATTCGGTTGAGTACAAAATCTTGCTGCAATGGCTCGAAGCGAACATGCCTTTCGACTCCGACCATGCAGAGCGTTTGACGGGACTCACAGTCACTCCGCAAGAGAAAATTGTTGTCGGTGACGTTGACGAGATTCAACTGACGGTGCTGGCGCAATTCTCCAACGGCACCTCGCGCGATGTCACACGGTTGGCGGTTTATGAACCGGTGAATCAAAACGTAACCGTGAGCATCGGCGGTCTCGTGCAGCGCGAAGATTTTGGCGAAACCTGGGTGAATGTTCGCTACTTGGACCAACAATTCGCCGTGCGACTCGCGTTCATTTCACGACAAAACGGCGACAACTGGAAGGCCACGAATCCGCACAACTATGTGGACGAACATGTTTTCGCAAAATTGAAACAGTTGCGGCTGAACCCGACTCCTCTGTGCAGCGATGAAGTCTTTCTACGTCGCTCGTATCTGGACTTGTTGGGTCTGCTACCGACGTCCGTTGAAGCTCAGCGCTTCATTTCAGATCACCGGCCGGATAAGCGAGCACGGCTGATTGAGGAATTATTGGACCGAAACGAATTCGCCGATTTCTGGGCACTCAAATGGTCCGACCTGTTGCGAAACGAAGAGAAGACGCTCGACCGCAAAGGGGTGGAGAATTTTCACGCTTGGATTCGCCGCGCATTTGCGCTGAACATGCCGCTGGATCAGTTCGTCCGAGAATTGATTGTCGCCCGGGGATCGACCTATGAGAATCCCCCGGCAAACTTTTATCGCGGGCTGCGTGATCCGATCACCCGCGCCGAGTCGTCCGCCCAATTATTTCTGGGCATCCGACTGCAATGCGCTAAATGCCACAATCATCCCTTTGATCGTTGGACACAAGACGACTACTACGGTTGGGCGAATTTGTTTGCACAGGTGAATTACAAAACGGTCGACAACACCCGCAAGGACCGGCTCGACAAGAATGAATTTATCGGTGAACAAATCGTCTTTATGTCTTCAAAAGGTCATGTGAAGCATGCGGTCACAGGCCAGCCGGCCCCATCGAGATTTTTAGGAGCCGCGGACCGATCCATCGATGAGAAAGACGATCGACTGCTACAGTTGTCTGCTTGGATTGTCTCGCCGGAAAATCGTCAATTTGCCCGCGCGCAGGTCAATCGCATTTGGTACCAATTGATCGGTCGCGGGATCGTTGAACCGATCGACGATTTTCGGGTTACCAATCCTCCTTCGAACCCGAAGTTACTCGACGCTTTAACCGACGACTTCATCGCCAGCGGCTACGACGTCAAATGCATGATTCGCACGATTATAAATTCGCACGTATACCAAGCAGCATTGCCGACTGCTCCCGGCACAGCGATGGAGTTGGAGAATTTCGCCCGCCCCGTTATCCGCAGGCTGACCGCGGAGCAAATCCTGGATGCCATCTCGCAAGTGGCCGGCAAACCGGTTGCATTCAACGGCTTTCCCATGGGAATGCGAGCGTCGCAATTACCCGGAGTACGGGCGATTCGGCCGCGCGACAAACAACTCAGCCTGGGGGATCAATTTCTCCTGACCTTCGGGAAGCCGCAACGGATGCAAACCTGCGAGTGCGAGCGCTCCAACGAGACGACGTTGAGTCAAACACTCCAAATGGTCAGCGGCCCGTTAATGAATCAATTGCTGGCTGCGGATGAAAACCGCCTGGACGAGCTACTGCAATCCAAACGGTCACCAGCAGAGATCATCAACGACGTATTCTGGTCGACATTGACACGGTCTCCCACTGCAGAGGAAATGGCCGCAATCTTGTCCAAGGTCTCAGGCGATTTGACGCGCGAAACATTGGAGGACCTGTTGTGGGCGCTGCTGAACTCGAATGAATTTCTTTTGCGGCACTAA
- a CDS encoding ankyrin repeat domain-containing protein — translation MKLKINRKKIFEAAQDGDLEMTRACLEAGAKPAARNEYGFTALHCAAMGTNTGDLSKILAVMRLLIDAGSPLESIGGGGRTPLYLAAEFSPSTEPIQLLLDAGANPSTRDEHGNHIVTNAMTPEAQELLSRVTGEPVPEPPPPEPEPIKMTAEQWNEAKRHIDSIFDQLSEAGLVTLQDAGYTQEDGFSDCAEIFHDCGGEKGGLHGCCFYTRQDLDRAKQTSQLQLAFWGAPKGQPKDMERVGQLIVDTFRRNGFNVDWDGSGGRRPAVYLLGSE, via the coding sequence ATGAAATTGAAAATAAACCGCAAGAAAATCTTCGAGGCCGCTCAGGACGGTGACTTGGAGATGACACGCGCTTGCCTCGAAGCGGGGGCCAAGCCAGCCGCCAGGAATGAATACGGATTCACGGCCCTGCATTGCGCAGCAATGGGAACGAACACTGGTGATCTAAGCAAAATCCTTGCCGTGATGCGACTTCTTATCGATGCTGGTAGCCCATTGGAGTCGATAGGAGGTGGGGGCCGTACGCCGCTCTATCTCGCAGCAGAGTTTTCGCCCTCGACTGAACCAATTCAGCTACTGCTTGATGCAGGCGCAAATCCAAGTACTCGCGATGAACACGGGAATCACATTGTTACCAACGCAATGACACCTGAAGCGCAAGAACTCCTTTCGCGAGTTACGGGCGAACCTGTGCCCGAACCACCGCCGCCTGAACCCGAGCCAATTAAAATGACAGCCGAGCAATGGAACGAGGCCAAGCGTCACATCGACTCGATATTCGATCAACTCTCAGAAGCGGGTTTGGTTACACTTCAGGACGCAGGATACACTCAAGAAGATGGCTTCTCCGATTGCGCCGAAATATTTCACGATTGCGGCGGCGAAAAAGGCGGTCTGCATGGATGCTGTTTTTATACACGTCAAGACCTAGATCGCGCCAAGCAAACCAGCCAGCTACAGCTCGCTTTTTGGGGTGCTCCCAAAGGACAACCGAAAGACATGGAACGGGTTGGCCAGCTGATTGTTGACACATTTCGAAGAAATGGGTTTAACGTTGACTGGGATGGTTCTGGCGGAAGGCGGCCAGCAGTTTATCTCCTCGGGTCCGAGTAG
- a CDS encoding SGNH/GDSL hydrolase family protein gives MVILIAEPCRAEDVGGPLRLTLPAECHAVPDVEFSIYYDNIVLTETPEDYDFQVTCDIGESAAKRWRVTPEEADVGDHPLTVSVSDADGKSLGMAKTVLHVTKSDAGANRPLRLLIVGDSLTHATHYPNAIAEHLAGPGNPQWTMLGTHRPSAAKAGVAHEGYGGWTWQRFVAHYEPNPDGTYRKRSSPFVYLDKTGKPQLDPQQYFEKECDGKPADVIVFLLGINDCFRLNPNDPKSLDDGIKAVLAQAEILLAAFHKAAPQAKLGICLTPPPNTRESSFEANYKGKYPRWGWKRIQHRLVQLEIAQFKGREQEQIFIIPTELNLDPVDGYPTNNGVHPNPAGYGQIGAEIFAWLKAELAADGR, from the coding sequence ATGGTGATCCTTATTGCGGAGCCTTGCCGAGCTGAGGATGTGGGTGGTCCGCTGCGTCTCACTTTGCCGGCGGAATGTCATGCGGTTCCCGATGTCGAGTTTAGCATTTACTACGATAACATTGTGCTCACCGAGACGCCTGAGGACTATGATTTTCAAGTAACGTGTGATATCGGAGAATCCGCAGCTAAGCGTTGGCGGGTCACTCCGGAAGAGGCTGATGTGGGCGATCATCCGTTGACGGTCTCGGTTTCTGATGCCGACGGGAAATCTCTGGGCATGGCCAAGACGGTGCTGCATGTAACGAAATCTGATGCGGGAGCAAATCGCCCGCTCCGTTTGCTGATCGTCGGCGACAGCCTGACGCACGCCACGCATTATCCCAACGCAATCGCTGAGCATCTCGCAGGCCCGGGAAATCCGCAGTGGACCATGCTGGGAACGCACCGGCCTTCCGCAGCCAAGGCCGGTGTCGCGCACGAAGGTTACGGCGGTTGGACCTGGCAACGATTCGTTGCGCATTATGAGCCCAACCCCGATGGCACCTATCGCAAGCGAAGCAGTCCCTTTGTTTATCTGGACAAAACGGGAAAGCCGCAATTGGACCCGCAACAATATTTCGAGAAGGAATGCGACGGCAAGCCCGCTGATGTGATTGTGTTCCTACTGGGAATCAACGATTGCTTCCGGCTCAATCCCAACGACCCGAAGAGCTTGGACGACGGGATCAAAGCGGTTCTTGCGCAGGCAGAGATCCTCTTGGCCGCATTCCACAAAGCAGCCCCACAGGCCAAGCTAGGCATCTGCCTCACCCCGCCGCCCAACACGCGGGAGTCCAGTTTCGAGGCCAACTACAAAGGCAAGTATCCGCGCTGGGGCTGGAAGCGCATCCAGCACAGACTGGTCCAACTTGAAATCGCACAGTTCAAAGGACGGGAGCAGGAACAGATCTTCATCATCCCAACAGAACTCAACCTCGATCCGGTCGACGGATATCCAACCAACAACGGCGTCCACCCCAACCCAGCGGGCTACGGCCAAATCGGAGCAGAGATTTTCGCGTGGTTGAAAGCGGAATTGGCAGCGGACGGTCGGTAG
- a CDS encoding DUF2339 domain-containing protein, with translation MSSPADKTETKVSIEELLAGKWLTWVGAVAVIIAVGFFFKYTIDTGLIGETGRVVLGVLGGMACFAGGAFAMLRNYRWLSQSLVGAALGILYFSLFAGYRWYQLMPQEIAFGGMILSTAAVLSFAGYFKAQPTAILGLIGGFLTPVMLSTGQDAQWSLFAYIFLLDAGVLGLATFRKWQPTQVLAFVATLFMWLGWIEQHYAPVKMSATLILMTAFFVLFALLGVWHNIIRREQAKPADFFLILATPIAYFGGLYAVTLNEFSALHGLLAIAMAAVYLALGFAALSRHPEGRRAIIAMGGIAASFLTLAIPLQFTGHWVVIAWAAESLLLVELGLRFNEVRLRQAGFGLLIFVQMLLVYYSAGTFLEPNRFQTRFTRIDPIALETLPGSARRPAVNSTPDDPPWTSIFNGRSLSFLASVLVLAVLGWEYRTRFAATSDQPSTVGTKISDPTRAGPRSLLGIWLHACVPLVAWAMLIVESFAFGHARHWRFPNFTGMFLIWTSLIAVSVALMSRLLKTRELRIVTAGVFTILGALLAITFVGTLAGWPLDWRSLETVANGGLWNLFIFNPRGLGFLFAIAASCFVAFLFRDNNSEQPTETEWERQFYALPLKTILGLFANITALMMLTAEVYAQGVVRDWGTTSSLLITIVWTCYAIGTLIAGIYFRSSSIRVLSLSLFLLTTSKVFFYDIWHLSTAIRFIAFGGLGVSLFLVSFLYRRYRERIRAWMTPVLIAILVPLAGVSNSTTAYAADSTENVLERLTHRYPIDAEETSTNVYGEMVLPPDIYGIARRDLGDLRILSVDVDSEACEEIPYVLSRKTDEKRAVTHKAEMLNLSEVDGSTQFLLALGETREPINEIDIGIQSTDRNYERPVKIFAANQRDPKDWNLLTDKGYVLDVSRSGHRFQVHRVHFPKSQFAFYKVEIHNGDLPPLKITGASILDHIHLQAPRIESPAQIVSKTTSAETKQTIVVFDFGYDRLPSVGIKLDINFVGNYYRTVQLDASDSLEEPIDWRTVRSGQLYRIQRLGVNVVEDHLEYQQITGRYLRLTINNGDDRPLQIAGCTAESLEQTVVVQNRHLNIAGREIALYTGSERLQPPRYDLAKTIGSTRQLAASKIRFRPVEKNPFFTGPIKPKLPWSEEHQGLLWTVTICGVVILGTLTAFMLKNAAHDPGSD, from the coding sequence ATGTCTAGCCCTGCGGACAAAACAGAAACGAAGGTTTCCATTGAAGAACTCTTGGCCGGCAAATGGCTGACGTGGGTTGGGGCTGTTGCCGTGATTATCGCCGTTGGTTTCTTTTTCAAATACACAATCGACACGGGCCTGATCGGCGAAACCGGGCGGGTTGTGTTAGGGGTATTGGGCGGAATGGCCTGCTTTGCTGGTGGGGCGTTTGCCATGCTTCGCAACTACCGCTGGCTCTCGCAATCGCTGGTCGGTGCAGCGCTGGGCATTTTGTATTTTTCGCTATTCGCCGGTTATCGATGGTACCAGTTGATGCCCCAAGAAATAGCTTTCGGTGGCATGATCCTCTCGACGGCGGCTGTTCTCTCGTTCGCTGGTTATTTCAAAGCTCAACCGACCGCAATACTGGGATTGATAGGTGGATTTCTAACGCCCGTCATGCTCTCCACGGGTCAAGATGCACAATGGTCACTTTTCGCCTACATCTTCCTATTAGATGCGGGCGTGTTGGGGCTTGCCACATTTCGCAAGTGGCAACCCACGCAAGTGCTGGCGTTTGTGGCCACACTGTTCATGTGGCTAGGTTGGATTGAACAACACTATGCCCCAGTAAAGATGTCGGCGACCTTAATACTGATGACCGCCTTCTTTGTGCTCTTTGCGTTGTTGGGTGTGTGGCACAACATCATCCGTCGTGAACAGGCTAAGCCAGCCGATTTCTTTCTGATCCTGGCCACACCCATCGCTTATTTCGGTGGTCTCTACGCAGTGACATTGAATGAATTCTCCGCATTGCACGGGTTGCTGGCAATCGCCATGGCTGCGGTTTATTTGGCGTTGGGGTTTGCAGCGCTATCCCGCCACCCCGAAGGCCGTCGCGCCATTATCGCCATGGGGGGGATTGCCGCATCCTTCTTGACGCTGGCGATTCCACTGCAATTTACGGGGCACTGGGTGGTGATCGCGTGGGCAGCCGAAAGTTTGCTGCTGGTCGAACTGGGATTGCGATTCAATGAAGTCAGACTTCGTCAGGCGGGCTTTGGACTTTTAATCTTCGTGCAAATGTTGCTCGTTTATTATTCCGCTGGAACATTTTTGGAACCGAATCGTTTCCAAACACGGTTCACCAGAATCGATCCGATTGCTCTTGAAACATTGCCCGGAAGTGCGAGGCGGCCTGCGGTGAATTCCACTCCAGACGATCCGCCATGGACAAGTATATTCAATGGTCGTTCCCTGAGTTTTTTGGCATCTGTTCTCGTGTTGGCAGTCCTGGGGTGGGAATATCGAACCCGTTTCGCTGCCACCTCTGATCAACCATCAACAGTGGGAACAAAAATTTCGGATCCCACCCGCGCAGGGCCGCGTTCATTGCTGGGTATCTGGTTACACGCGTGTGTGCCGCTTGTCGCTTGGGCGATGCTCATTGTCGAATCGTTCGCCTTCGGCCATGCCCGGCATTGGCGGTTTCCCAATTTTACAGGTATGTTTCTGATCTGGACCTCGTTGATTGCGGTTTCCGTGGCGTTGATGTCCCGGTTGTTAAAAACACGTGAACTGCGAATCGTGACAGCGGGTGTCTTCACGATCTTGGGGGCTCTGTTGGCCATCACATTCGTCGGCACTCTTGCGGGCTGGCCGTTGGACTGGCGTAGCCTGGAGACCGTGGCCAATGGCGGTCTGTGGAATCTGTTCATCTTCAATCCCCGTGGCTTGGGATTCCTCTTTGCGATTGCTGCCTCATGTTTTGTGGCGTTCTTGTTTCGAGACAACAATTCGGAACAACCGACTGAAACGGAATGGGAACGACAGTTTTATGCCCTCCCGCTGAAGACAATACTGGGCCTGTTCGCCAATATCACGGCCTTGATGATGCTGACCGCTGAAGTTTACGCCCAGGGTGTCGTCCGCGACTGGGGAACAACCAGTTCCCTGTTGATCACCATCGTCTGGACCTGCTATGCCATCGGAACCCTGATTGCCGGCATCTATTTTCGATCAAGTTCGATCCGCGTTCTTTCGTTGTCGCTGTTTCTGCTCACGACGTCAAAAGTCTTCTTTTATGACATTTGGCACCTCAGCACAGCGATCCGCTTTATTGCGTTCGGCGGACTGGGGGTCTCGTTGTTCTTGGTTTCATTCCTCTATCGCCGCTATCGCGAACGTATCCGTGCATGGATGACCCCGGTCTTGATTGCGATTTTGGTGCCGCTCGCCGGTGTGTCGAATTCGACGACCGCCTATGCTGCTGATTCCACGGAAAACGTATTGGAGAGACTCACCCATCGCTATCCAATTGATGCAGAAGAGACCTCGACTAACGTCTACGGCGAGATGGTTTTGCCGCCAGACATATACGGCATCGCCCGACGTGACTTGGGTGATCTACGAATACTCTCCGTCGATGTCGACTCAGAGGCTTGCGAGGAAATCCCGTATGTCTTGAGTCGCAAAACCGATGAAAAACGCGCCGTGACGCATAAAGCGGAAATGTTAAACCTCTCCGAGGTGGACGGAAGCACTCAGTTTCTGCTTGCGCTAGGAGAGACGCGCGAACCCATCAACGAGATTGACATTGGCATTCAAAGTACCGATCGCAATTATGAACGGCCGGTCAAAATATTTGCCGCAAATCAGCGTGATCCTAAAGACTGGAACCTGCTCACTGACAAAGGTTATGTCCTTGACGTCTCGCGTTCTGGGCATCGTTTCCAGGTGCATCGTGTCCATTTCCCGAAAAGTCAGTTCGCGTTTTACAAGGTGGAGATTCACAATGGTGATTTGCCTCCATTAAAAATCACCGGCGCATCCATTCTCGACCATATCCACTTACAGGCTCCCCGTATCGAATCTCCAGCTCAGATCGTTTCAAAGACAACCTCAGCTGAAACGAAGCAAACAATTGTCGTTTTCGATTTCGGATACGATCGCCTGCCAAGTGTCGGGATAAAACTCGACATCAATTTTGTCGGGAATTACTATCGCACGGTACAGCTTGACGCTTCAGACAGTTTGGAGGAACCCATTGACTGGCGGACTGTTCGGTCGGGACAACTGTACCGGATTCAGCGCCTGGGCGTGAACGTGGTGGAAGATCATTTGGAATATCAGCAGATCACTGGCCGATATCTCCGGCTGACCATCAACAATGGCGACGACCGCCCACTGCAAATTGCCGGTTGTACGGCAGAATCTTTGGAACAAACCGTCGTGGTGCAGAATCGGCACTTGAACATCGCCGGTCGTGAAATCGCCCTCTATACCGGCAGTGAACGTTTGCAGCCACCTCGTTATGACCTAGCCAAGACAATCGGCTCCACGCGCCAACTGGCTGCATCCAAAATCAGATTTCGTCCCGTCGAAAAGAATCCGTTCTTTACCGGGCCGATCAAACCCAAGCTTCCCTGGAGTGAGGAACATCAAGGATTGCTTTGGACGGTCACCATTTGCGGCGTTGTGATTCTCGGGACGCTCACCGCATTCATGCTCAAAAATGCAGCCCATGACCCGGGGTCGGATTGA
- a CDS encoding HTTM domain-containing protein produces MNQPDEPAVKDAQPSTPWWRRLWEPCDIASVVFFRIAFAGVMLWHVGLFLSRDWVTFYFTDSPHHLSYFGFEWVRTMSGERMQQVFYLMGLAAIGVGLGWFYRLSALVLFVTYTYTFLSEAGLFQNHYYMMSLLAFLMILIPAHRSFSVDATVVPERASRFIPNWCRWVLMLVVALPYVYGGIAKLNGDWLQAMPVGFWISYKSDLPVIGPYLTQRWMAWALSYAGLIFDLSIVPLLLWKKTRWFAYIAAILFHLMNAMLFDIDVFPWMMILLTTIYFSADWPRKLLRRPLPATDSVQAAVPTLVQRAVLGVVALFVVWQLVFPLRHWVYPGDPSWTEEGHQFAWRMMLRNKNVFIRFYATDVAKGETGQIPVDRMLNALQLRELVVSPDQIVATARLFAEMARQGGIEQVEIRAVVLVSLNGRKPQLMIDPELDLLTVDRTWGHQPWIIPLTEPLRTEPWDVPTDKWPEELGIKLPQVNVTN; encoded by the coding sequence ATGAACCAGCCCGATGAACCAGCGGTGAAGGATGCACAACCCTCGACACCTTGGTGGCGTCGTCTGTGGGAGCCTTGCGACATTGCGAGTGTGGTATTCTTTCGGATTGCTTTTGCTGGCGTCATGCTGTGGCACGTGGGTCTGTTTCTCAGTCGAGACTGGGTGACCTTCTACTTCACCGACTCGCCGCACCACCTGAGCTATTTTGGTTTTGAGTGGGTCCGGACAATGAGCGGCGAACGCATGCAGCAGGTGTTCTATCTGATGGGACTGGCTGCCATCGGGGTCGGTTTGGGGTGGTTCTATCGACTCAGCGCGTTGGTGCTCTTCGTGACTTACACCTACACGTTTCTCTCAGAGGCCGGTCTGTTTCAGAACCACTACTACATGATGAGTTTGCTTGCGTTTCTAATGATTCTGATTCCTGCTCACCGTTCTTTCTCGGTTGATGCGACCGTCGTACCCGAGAGGGCAAGTCGCTTTATTCCCAATTGGTGCCGGTGGGTGTTGATGCTTGTGGTGGCACTGCCATACGTCTACGGCGGAATTGCCAAATTGAATGGCGACTGGCTGCAAGCGATGCCGGTTGGGTTTTGGATTAGTTACAAAAGTGATCTACCGGTGATTGGCCCGTATCTCACGCAGCGGTGGATGGCGTGGGCCTTGAGCTATGCCGGGTTGATATTCGACCTGTCGATTGTGCCGTTGTTGCTGTGGAAGAAGACTCGCTGGTTTGCCTACATCGCTGCCATCTTATTCCATTTGATGAACGCGATGCTGTTCGACATCGACGTCTTTCCTTGGATGATGATTCTGCTGACGACCATCTACTTCTCAGCTGATTGGCCGCGAAAACTTCTCCGCCGTCCACTGCCGGCTACGGACAGCGTTCAAGCTGCAGTTCCGACTCTCGTGCAACGGGCCGTGTTGGGGGTGGTGGCGCTCTTTGTGGTGTGGCAGTTGGTTTTCCCTCTGCGGCATTGGGTCTATCCGGGCGATCCCAGTTGGACGGAAGAGGGGCACCAGTTCGCATGGCGGATGATGCTCCGTAACAAGAACGTGTTCATCCGTTTCTATGCGACTGACGTAGCGAAAGGAGAAACCGGCCAGATTCCCGTGGACCGGATGTTGAACGCTCTCCAACTTCGCGAACTGGTCGTCTCGCCTGATCAGATCGTGGCGACTGCCCGGCTCTTTGCAGAAATGGCACGCCAGGGGGGAATCGAGCAGGTGGAGATTCGCGCGGTTGTCCTCGTTTCTCTTAACGGGCGCAAGCCTCAATTGATGATTGATCCGGAGCTTGATTTGTTAACGGTCGATCGTACGTGGGGGCACCAGCCATGGATTATCCCGTTGACAGAACCGCTCCGCACAGAGCCGTGGGATGTACCCACCGACAAATGGCCAGAGGAGTTGGGAATCAAACTTCCCCAAGTGAATGTCACCAATTGA